The Deltaproteobacteria bacterium genomic interval CCTGCCTAAAATATTTTCTTCAGGCACTTCACAATCTTCTAAAACAATTTCTGAAGTGGAAGAGGCACAGAGCCCCAATTTTTTTTCAATTTTTCCAATTGAAAATCCTTTGAAATTTTTATCGACGATGAACGCCGTAATGCCTTTTGTTTTTTTGCTGGCATCCGTCAGCGCGTACAACACCATGGCATCCGCCTGAGGACCACTGGTGATAAAGATTTTGCGCCCCGTAATAAAATAAGAAGATCCTTTTTTGATGGCACGGCATTGAATGGCTGCCGCATCGGAACCGGTAGAAGGCTCAGTGAGCGCATAGGCCCCAAGCTTTTTGCCTTCTGCAAAAGGTCGAAGATAGCTTTCTTTTTGAGAATCATTCCCGTAAGTAAACAACAAATGATTGAAGAGAGAATTGTGCACCGAAAGCGTTCCAGCCGTTGAAGCGCAGCCCACGGCTATTTCCTCAAGGGCCAGCACATAAGAAAGAGCATCAAAGCCTGCCCCACCCCATTCGGGTGGAATCATCATTCCCATGAATCCCAATTCCGCCAATTTGCGAATATTTTGGCTGGGAAATTCGGAAAGCTCATCCAGGCGTGCAGCCTGTGGGGCCAATTCCTTTTGTGCAAAATCGCGCGCCATTTGTTGGATCTGAAGTTGTTCGGAGGAAAGGGTAAAATTCATATGTTATAAAATTTCCTTAATCACATTTCGACAAATCACCAAACGCTGAATTTCGGAAGTGCCTTCGTAAATTTCGGTGATTTTTGCATCGCGATAATGACGTTCCACAGGGTACTCTTTACAGTAACCATAGCCCCCATGCACTTGAATGGCTTTATTGGTGACATACATCGCAGTTTCAGAGGCAAAGAGTTTTGCCATAGAGGCCTCTTTGCCGTGAGGCAGGCCTTGATCTTTCATCCAGGCCGCGCGGTGAACCAGCAAGCGGGCGGCATCAATTTGGGTGGCCATGTTGGCCAGATAATTTTGAATATCGCCAAACTCGTAAATCTTTTTTCCAAAGGCCTCACGTTCGGTTGAATATTTTCTGGCGGCCTCAAAGGCTGCACGGGCAATGCCTAGCGCCTGAGTGGCAATGCCAATACGACCGGCATCCAGCGTATTCATGGCAATCGTAAAACCTTTGCCTTCTTCACCCAGCAGATTAGCTGCAGGGACTTCACAATGATCGAGCACAATCTCCGAAGTGGAAGAGGCGCAAATTCCCAATTTTTTTTCCACCTTT includes:
- a CDS encoding acyl-CoA dehydrogenase family protein, which produces MNFTLSSEQLQIQQMARDFAQKELAPQAARLDELSEFPSQNIRKLAELGFMGMMIPPEWGGAGFDALSYVLALEEIAVGCASTAGTLSVHNSLFNHLLFTYGNDSQKESYLRPFAEGKKLGAYALTEPSTGSDAAAIQCRAIKKGSSYFITGRKIFITSGPQADAMVLYALTDASKKTKGITAFIVDKNFKGFSIGKIEKKLGLCASSTSEIVLEDCEVPEENILGREGEGFKIAMASLDRGRIGIATQALGIARAAFEAARKYANEREAFGKKIYEFGSIQNYLADMAVKIKASRLMIHEAAWKMSEKMPFAQEASMAKLHASEAAMWVATKAVQVFGGYGYMKDYPVERYFREAKVTEIYEGTSEIQRLVICRNLMREIQ